In the genome of Sciurus carolinensis chromosome 3, mSciCar1.2, whole genome shotgun sequence, one region contains:
- the C3H2orf88 gene encoding small membrane A-kinase anchor protein: MGCMKSKQTFPFPTTLAPEKQDESEETFMPEQEFLPRMSSVHVQEEVKKPPGPNMLVLQYAHRLSQEILHDAMQQWARNNIKYYDIPYIESDCEGLDAVG; the protein is encoded by the coding sequence ATGGGCTGCATGAAATCAAAGCAAACGTTTCCATTTCCTACCACATTGGCACCTGAGAAGCAAGATGAGAGTGAAGAAACCTTTATGCCAGAACAGGAATTTCTACCCAGGATGTCTTCAGTTCATGTCCAAGAGGAAGTGAAGAAACCCCCAGGACCCAACATGTTGGTGCTTCAATACGCACACCGCCTGTCCCAGGAAATCTTGCATGATGCCATGCAGCAGTGGGCACGCAATAACATCAAGTACTATGACATCCCATACATTGAGAGCGACTGCGAGGGCCTTGATGCTGTAGGATGA